AATAGAATTTTAATTTATAGCAATTTAACAAAAATAAAAATTCCTTCAGCATAAAGCTGAAGGAACAAAAACATTATTTATTTTTTTATTTTTCTCCACCAACACCAGTTGACAAAGAACCATTATTTTAAATGGCGGGAGCGACGAGAATCGAACTCGCGACCCCCAACGTGACAGGCTGGTGCTCTAACCAAACTGAGCTACGCCCCCATTTATTTTATTTAATTTTATTTGATTTTATGGTGGTCACAACAGGACTTGAACCTGTGACCCCCTGCTTGTAAGGCAGGTGCTCTCCCAGCTGAGCTATGCGACCTAAATTTAAATATGGTGGTGAGGGAAGGATTTGAACCTTCGAAAGCTGAGCTGGCAGATTTACAGTCTGCTCCCTTTGGCCACTCGGGAACCTCACCGACACTATTAATTTGTTATGGTACCCCGTAGGGGAATCGAACCCCTGTCTTCAGAGTGAAAATCTGATGTCCTAACCGTTGAACGAACGGGGCAAAAAAAATGGTGCCGCTTACCGGAATCGAACCAGTCACCTACTGATTACAAGTCAGTTGCTCTACCAGATGAGCTAAAGCGGCATCAAGATTGCATTTAATGATATCATAATCTCTATTCATTGTCAAATTTTTTTTTCTAATTTAAAGCAATCTAATTACCAAAGATACTTCTTATTTTCCTCAAAAATCCTCTTCCTATGTCTAGATCTAAAAATTCAATATCTTCCCCTAAAATTCTACCTACAATATTTTTATAGCTATCAGTTGCTAGAGATTTTCCTTTATAAACTAATGGTTCCCCTTTATTTGTTGAAATAACTATACTCTCGTCATCAGGAACTATTCCAAGAAGTTTTATTCTAAGTATTTCTAAGACATCATCAACGCTTAACATATTACCTTGTTTTACCATTTCTATTTTTATTCTGTTAACAATTAAGGTTATTTTTTTTATTTCTTCAGCTTCTAATAATCCTATAACTCTATCTGCGTCCCTTACAGCTGACATTTCTGGAGTAGTTACTATTATAGCTTCATCTGCAGCAACTATTGCATTTTTAAAACCTTGTTCTATTCCTGCAGGACAATCCATTATAATATAATCAAAATCTTCTCTAAGAGTTTCTATCAAACTCTTTATTTGTTCTGGAGTAATATCTGTTTTTTCTCTAGTTTGAGCTGCTGGTAATAGACTTAAATTTGTATTTCTTTTATCTTTTACTAGTGCTTGTTTTATCTTACAACGTCCTTCTATTAAATCAACTATATCATAAACTATTCTGTTTTCTAATCCCATAACAACATCTAAATTCCTAAGACCTATATCAGTATCTACAAGCAAAACCCTCTTACCTTTAAGAGCTAATCCTGCTCCTATATTGGCTGATGTTGTAGTTTTTCCTACTCCACCTTTCCCAGATGTTACAACTAGTACTTTTCCCATAATTTCCCTCCTAAATGCTGTTTCCTTTTCTAGCATATATTAAAGTATACCACACTAATTTTTATCATTCAATACGAATTTATTTAGATTTTTTATAATTATACCATCATTTTTTTCTTATGGATATAAAAAAGAGTATACTCTTAAATTGATATTTAAAAGCATACTCTTTTAGTACTTTTCACTAGATTTAAATTATTATAGCATAATTAATAATTTTGCTAATATTAGAGCTGTTACTGTACCTATGGCAGAACCTAATATTCCCATCATTAATCCTGCTGGAATTAAAGCTTCATCGTAAGTTCCTGCTAATATAGGGGCAGATACTGTACCTCCTATATTTGCTTGGGAAGCTATTCCACAAATATATAAATCTAATTTAAAGATTTTAGCCATAATTAATAAAACTATTAAATGGAATCCTAAAATTATCAATCCTGCAACTATATAGATTGCTGCTTCACTAAAACTAATAGTTGAAAAATCTGTTGCTGTTGCAATTAAGGCAACTACAACATACAAAAGAACACTTCCTATATGATCTGTTCCTTTAATTTTTTTCAATGGTGTTGTACTACCTATTAATCCAAATATAGTAGCTAATATAACTACCCATCCAGAACCACTGAAGAAACTTCTTAATCCATAAAAGAAAGCTCCTTTTTCTAGTGTTGATGGATGAACAACTTGTTTTCCAAGAACTAAAACTATACCTGCAACTCCCAATCCTAATCCTAAAGTTAACATGAAATCCATAAATTCATAATCTCTTTTATCTTCATTTGCTTCAGCTGATAAATGAATGCTTCTAATAATTTCATCTACATCTGCACTGTGAGCTCCTGAGAATTTATTAAATTTTTCTCTCATTGGAGCTAAAGTAATTAGCATAATTAACCAAAAAGAGGCACATATATTATCCATTAAGAAGGCATAAGTTAATGCTTGAGATCCTTCTTGTACACCTAATCCAACTTGAGCAGCAGCCATATTTGTTGAGCCACCTACCCAAGATGAAGAAAGTATTGCAAATGTTTGCCATGCATCTACATCTAATTTAGATTTAAATGCCATGAAAACAATTATAAATCCTATTATTATACTGGCTGTTACAGCTAAAAATGATCCAACTAGTTTAGGACCTAATTTAAAAATATCTCTTATATCATTTTTTAACAGCAATAAAAATAACATCATTGGTAGTAAATAATACTTCAATCCACTTATAAAGTGTGAAATTTCAGGTGTCAATTGCCATATATGCAATGATGCCCCTATCATTCCGCCAAAGTAAATAAATGTTAACCCTGGAATAAATTTGAAAATAGATAACTTAACTTTAATTTGTAAAAATAATACCAATGTTACAAATAAAATTAATAATGAAAAATAACTGTAAATACTTGTTATCATACAACCCTCCCTATAAATAATGAAATTTACCATATTAATTGTTTTGTTCACTAACAATTAATATGATTTTTTATAACTTTACCCTATTATAATACCATGTTAACCATAATTTTCAAAATTTTATCTTGAAATAATGATTAAAATAAAAGGTAGCTATCAAAAATAGATAGCTACCTTAATTTAAAAATTATTTACATATATTGTAAAAAACATCCATTCCGTTATATTGAGCCATTTCTCCTAATTCTTGTTCAATTCTTAACAATTGATTATATTTCGCCATTCTATCAGTTCTTGAAGTTGAACCTGTTTTTATTTGTCCTGCGTTAACTCCAACTACTAAATCAGCTATTGTTGCATCTTCTGTTTCTCCAGATCTATGAGAAACAACAGCAGTCATTCCTGCTCTTTTTGCCATTTCAATAGCATCTAAAGTTTCTGTTAATGTTCCTATTTGATTAAGTTTTATTAAAATTGAATTTGCTGATTTTTCTTTTATTCCTCTTGCTAATCTTTCTGTATTAGTTACAAATAAGTCATCTCCAACTATTTGAATTTTATCTCCTATAGCTGCTGTTAATTTTTTCCATCCATCCCAGTCATCTTCAGCTAAACCATCTTCTATTGATGTTATTGGATATTTTTCAACTAATTTTTTGTACCAATCAATCATTTCATCTGAAGTTCTTACAATTCCACCTTCTCTTTTGAATTCGTAATTTCCAGTTTCTTTGTTATAAAATTCACTAGATGCAGAATCTATTGCAAAAGTTATATCTTTTCCTGGTTCATATCCTGATTTTTTAATAGCTTCAAGCATCATATCCAAAGCACCTTCTGTACCATTTATATTAGCTGGAGCATATCCTCCTTCATTACCAACATTTGTGGAATCTCCATTAGCTTTTAATAATTTACCTAAATTATGGAAAACTTCAGCTCCCATTCTCATTGCTTCATGAAAATCCTTTGCTCCCACTGGTTGAATCATAAATTCTTGAACATCTACAGCTGAATCAGCATGTGATCCACCATTTAATATATTCATCATTGGAAGAGGTAGTTCTTTTGCATTAACTCCACCTAAATATTTGTATAATGGCATTCCTT
This genomic stretch from Fusobacterium sp. IOR10 harbors:
- a CDS encoding DUF819 domain-containing protein, coding for MITSIYSYFSLLILFVTLVLFLQIKVKLSIFKFIPGLTFIYFGGMIGASLHIWQLTPEISHFISGLKYYLLPMMLFLLLLKNDIRDIFKLGPKLVGSFLAVTASIIIGFIIVFMAFKSKLDVDAWQTFAILSSSWVGGSTNMAAAQVGLGVQEGSQALTYAFLMDNICASFWLIMLITLAPMREKFNKFSGAHSADVDEIIRSIHLSAEANEDKRDYEFMDFMLTLGLGLGVAGIVLVLGKQVVHPSTLEKGAFFYGLRSFFSGSGWVVILATIFGLIGSTTPLKKIKGTDHIGSVLLYVVVALIATATDFSTISFSEAAIYIVAGLIILGFHLIVLLIMAKIFKLDLYICGIASQANIGGTVSAPILAGTYDEALIPAGLMMGILGSAIGTVTALILAKLLIML
- the minD gene encoding septum site-determining protein MinD, which codes for MGKVLVVTSGKGGVGKTTTSANIGAGLALKGKRVLLVDTDIGLRNLDVVMGLENRIVYDIVDLIEGRCKIKQALVKDKRNTNLSLLPAAQTREKTDITPEQIKSLIETLREDFDYIIMDCPAGIEQGFKNAIVAADEAIIVTTPEMSAVRDADRVIGLLEAEEIKKITLIVNRIKIEMVKQGNMLSVDDVLEILRIKLLGIVPDDESIVISTNKGEPLVYKGKSLATDSYKNIVGRILGEDIEFLDLDIGRGFLRKIRSIFGN
- the eno gene encoding phosphopyruvate hydratase, which gives rise to MTDIIDVMAREILDSRGNPTIEVDVVLSCGAKGRAAVPSGASTGIHEAVELRDGDKSRYLGKGVLTAVKNVNTEIKAALLGMDALEQVKIDKMMIKLDGTKNKGRLGANAILGVSLAVAKAAAEAEGMPLYKYLGGVNAKELPLPMMNILNGGSHADSAVDVQEFMIQPVGAKDFHEAMRMGAEVFHNLGKLLKANGDSTNVGNEGGYAPANINGTEGALDMMLEAIKKSGYEPGKDITFAIDSASSEFYNKETGNYEFKREGGIVRTSDEMIDWYKKLVEKYPITSIEDGLAEDDWDGWKKLTAAIGDKIQIVGDDLFVTNTERLARGIKEKSANSILIKLNQIGTLTETLDAIEMAKRAGMTAVVSHRSGETEDATIADLVVGVNAGQIKTGSTSRTDRMAKYNQLLRIEQELGEMAQYNGMDVFYNICK